In Apium graveolens cultivar Ventura chromosome 10, ASM990537v1, whole genome shotgun sequence, the following are encoded in one genomic region:
- the LOC141691926 gene encoding enoyl-CoA delta isomerase 1, peroxisomal-like has protein sequence MCTLEKRGSVYILTLTGNDEHLLNPSRIDSISAALHRVRGESTATPSTCTALITTGEGMFFSNGGDIPWVQSNKQKFLFMMSKIRGLLTDFMSLPMPTIAAVNGHATCAGVNLALCHDYIFMRKDCGYLYINFNDVGRLPTFPYVRATIRAKISSPAVWRDLIMSAQKIPATMAVEKGIIDAAYDTVEETVAAAIDLGEQLVMRKWKGHVYAENRKLLFPEVLQALSVLETDESVKNSLIVPIKDPASRL, from the coding sequence ATGTGTACCTTAGAAAAACGCGGAAGTGTTTACATTCTCACACTTACCGGCAATGATGAACACCTTCTCAACCCATCTCGCATTGATTCTATCTCCGCCGCTCTCCACCGAGTTCGAGGTGAAAGCACCGCCACACCTTCCACTTGCACTGCCCTAATAACAACTGGAGAAGGCATGTTTTTCTCCAACGGGGGGGACATACCATGGGTTCAATCAAACAAACAAAAATTCTTGTTCATGATGTCCAAAATAAGAGGCCTCCTCACCGATTTCATGTCTCTCCCTATGCCAACCATAGCTGCTGTCAACGGGCATGCCACTTGTGCTGGTGTCAATCTCGCCCTTTGCCATGACTATATTTTCATGAGAAAGGACTGTGGGTATTTGTACATTAATTTTAACGATGTCGGGAGATTGCCTACTTTCCCTTATGTAAGAGCCACCATTAGGGCCAAAATTTCAAGTCCAGCTGTTTGGCGTGATCTCATTATGAGTGCCCAGAAGATTCCAGCCACGATGGCGGTGGAGAAGGGGATTATTGACGCGGCCTATGATACTGTGGAGGAGACGGTGGCCGCGGCTATAGATCTGGGAGAACAGCTGGTCATGAGGAAGTGGAAAGGGCATGTGTATGCAGAAAATCGAAAACTTCTATTTCCGGAAGTGTTGCAGGCGCTAAGTGTTCTTGAAACTGACGAAAGTGTGAAGAATTCTCTTATAGTACCTATCAAGGACCCTGCATCTCGACTTTGA